One Gordonia pseudamarae genomic window, CCCGAGCGCAGGACCCGCTCGATCGGCTTGACCATGTTCATGTCCTTGGGCGGTGCCATGCCGCCCCAGGAGGAGATCATCGAGTGCGGGCTTTGCAGGTCGTAGTGCAGCGCCTCGAAACCGACCTTCATGAGCTTGTCGGCCTCGTCCTTGACCGCCTGCTTCTGGTGCAGGATCGGTGCGTGGTAGAACTCGGCGAAGGCGTCGATGAACAGCTTCCAGTTGCTGCCGATCTCGGCCCGGTAGCTGTAGGTCTCGGTCATCTCGTGGAACGGGTAGCCTTCCAATCCCTTACCGTATGCGCCGAGGTAGTCGGCGAGCGAGACGGCGGTGTTGTCGAAGTTGACGAAGATGAACCCTTCCCAGACCTCGCAGCGGACCTCCTTGAGTCCGTACTGGCCCTTGTCGAGGTCGAAGAACTCGGTTTCCTGCTGCACGTAGGTGAGTTCGCCGTCGAGCTGGTAGCGCCAGGCGTGGTACTTGCAGGCGAACTGGCGGCAGGAACCGGCGGTCTCCTCGTTGGGGAAGTCGTCCCACACCAGCTTGTTGCCGCGATGGCGGCACACGTTGTGGAAGGACCGGACCACCTTGTCCTTACCCTTGACGAAGATGAGTGAGGTGTTGACCACGGGCAGCTCGCGCGTGAAGTAGCTGCCCACCTTGGGCAGCTTCTCGACCCGGCCCATGTAGAGCCAGGTCTTGCGGAAGATCGCATTACGCTCGGCCTCGTAGAACTCGGGGTCGATCGAGTCGGTGTAGTCGACCGGTTCGGTGCCCAGGTCGGGATAGTGCTCGGTCCAGCTGCCGGCGGCCGGCTTCTTGAAGTGTGCCAACGGATTTACCTTTCGTATTCAGGCTGTAGTTCGCGGTCCGGCTCGACGCCGAAGGTGTTGAAGGCCATTGCCAGGGTGGTGTAGGCGCCGACGGTGAAGACGAGATCCATGAGCTGACGTTCGTCCATGTGCACCGACAGTGCGTTCCAGGTGGAATCGGAAATCGTTGAGGTTGTGTGGAGTTCGTTGACCGCCCGCAGGATGAGCTGTTCCTCGTCCGCGGTGGCGATGCCGCCGAGTGCGTCGGAGATCTGCTCGTCGGTCATCCCCACGGCGCGTGCCATCCCGGTGTGATGCTCGACCTCGTAGGGACTGTCGGCGAGGGCGGCCACCCGCAGGATGGCGATCTCGCGCTGACGGGGCGTGAGGGTTGAACCGAACAGAACATGGACGTTGTACGGCAGGAATGCCTTGGTGAGTTCCGGATGCCGGACCAAGGTGGCCAGTGCGTTTCCGGCCCCCTGAGGGTTGCGGCGCTGCCTGGGGAGCAGACTTGCCAGCGCCGCGTCGACGTCACCGTCCCATCGGTCGGCCGGCAGCGGGGTCAATCTCATGTCACCTCCTGTGAGAATCTGATTCTCATCTACGAATACTACGTTTCCATGCTTGGCGGGTCCAGTCAATCCGTTTCGGCAAACCGGCTCATTCGGCCTGGTGGTCATCCGCGGGCGGGGCTCGTGCCGACGGCGTTGGTGATCTGCGGGTTTGCCGCCCCACGTCCGATTTGTGTGACTCAGATCGCTGTTTCGGTTGATTCTTGCACGGGGAGAAGCTAGTTTCCTGATACGAGAGTGACGCTATCGATACGGCCCCGCGAGGGTCCGGCCAGGTGCTCACCGCATGACAGCCCGGAAGGCTACGGCCCGGCCTTCCCGACGTTCGGCTCTCCCGATGGGCCACCCCGGATGTTCCGGAGGCAGGAGAGAACCCATGAAGGCATCGAGCACACCGGTTGCGCTGCTGGCGGTGGCCGCGAGTGCGCTGCTGGTAGCCGGCTGCGGCGGCCGCGACGGCTCCGGCGGTACGGAGTCCGAGTCCGGTGCGGACAAGACCTCGTCGTCGGAGATATCCAGTTCCTTCGGTGATCTCGGCGAGGTCTGCGCCAAGGGCTCGGCGAAGGGGGCCACCGCCCAGGGCGT contains:
- a CDS encoding carboxymuconolactone decarboxylase family protein, with translation MRLTPLPADRWDGDVDAALASLLPRQRRNPQGAGNALATLVRHPELTKAFLPYNVHVLFGSTLTPRQREIAILRVAALADSPYEVEHHTGMARAVGMTDEQISDALGGIATADEEQLILRAVNELHTTSTISDSTWNALSVHMDERQLMDLVFTVGAYTTLAMAFNTFGVEPDRELQPEYER
- a CDS encoding aromatic ring-hydroxylating oxygenase subunit alpha, translating into MAHFKKPAAGSWTEHYPDLGTEPVDYTDSIDPEFYEAERNAIFRKTWLYMGRVEKLPKVGSYFTRELPVVNTSLIFVKGKDKVVRSFHNVCRHRGNKLVWDDFPNEETAGSCRQFACKYHAWRYQLDGELTYVQQETEFFDLDKGQYGLKEVRCEVWEGFIFVNFDNTAVSLADYLGAYGKGLEGYPFHEMTETYSYRAEIGSNWKLFIDAFAEFYHAPILHQKQAVKDEADKLMKVGFEALHYDLQSPHSMISSWGGMAPPKDMNMVKPIERVLRSGLFGPWDRPDIEGLDPLPAAVNPAGAKPWGVDEFEFFPNMSLLIWAPGWYLTYTYWPTAVDRHIFECNLYFVPPKNIRERLAQELAAVTVKEYALQDANTLEATQKMLETRTVTEFPLCDQEILLRHLHKMAVDHVEEYRNASVAG